One Mugil cephalus isolate CIBA_MC_2020 chromosome 10, CIBA_Mcephalus_1.1, whole genome shotgun sequence genomic window carries:
- the LOC125014937 gene encoding receptor-interacting serine/threonine-protein kinase 3-like isoform X4 produces the protein MALLSNKSVRHESLENLEHIGSGGFGVVYKARHKDWDFDVAIKVIREAASSQLSHSSPIVNDEKALHDEADHMDTASCPFVLRILGIYQGNPPKMSKGIVMEFMGRGSILSLRNELSGPPPWPLAFRLAHEVALGMNFLHSKNLLHQDLKPSNVLLDDDLHAKLADFGLARVSTSALKNEETTGVLGGSYKYMPPEAFPLTYKPVRAFDRYSYGILLWSILTGKEPYPDAEYARVHLRIPLGDRPDCKEIDLQKAEGLKELVDLMKRCWDAEPSNRPEFKECLEVTESVLSMHKKGIADAVHRVLTGLGSPTTAHNSNKSPSFSVTPQTQEQPKSYDSVDGFMIQKKLDSDSAENLTDSDKAKFIDTNRAKLTQGVSEVLAIVEELGDMVHGETYSTISAEPTSQGKMRVLYQRTFRSGGIRVKAAFYDVLKKHHPDLV, from the exons ATGGCGCTGTTGAGCAATAAATCCGTTCGTCATGAAAGCTTGGAGAACTTGGAGCACATTGGCTCTGGGGGATTTGGTGTGGTCTACAAGGCGAGACACAAGGACTGGGACTTCGATGTAGCCATTAAGGTTATTCGTGAGGCTGCTAG CAGTCAGTTATCTCATTCCAGTCCCATTGTAAACGATGAGAAAGCGCTGCATGACGAGGCTGACCACATGGACACAGCTTCTTGTCCGTTTGTGCTCAGGATTCTTGGAATTTATCAGGGAAACCCACCCAAAATGTCGAAGGGAATAGTAATGGAGTTCATGGGAAGGGGATCTATTTTGAGTCTGCGGAACGAGTTATCTGGCCCCCCTCCTTGGCCACTGGCCTTCCGTTTGGCCCATGAAGTAGCTCTTGGAATGAACTTTCTCCATTCAAAGAACCTTTTGCACCAGGACCTAAAGCCAAGCAATGTGCTGCTGGATGATGATCTCCATGCCAAG ctggCAGACTTTGGTCTGGCCAGGGTTTCCACAAGTGCTTTGAAGAATGAAGAAACGACTGGAGTGCTTGGAGGCTCGTATAAGTACATGCCTCCCGAGGCTTTTCCATTAACGTACAAACCTGTTCGGGCTTTCGACAGATACAG CTATGGTATCCTTCTTTGGTCCATTCTCACCGGTAAAGAGCCATATCCAG ACGCTGAATATGCTCGTGTGCACCTGAGGATCCCTCTAGGGGACAGGCCTGACTGTAAGGAAATTGATCTACAAAAGGCAGAGGGGTTGAAAGAGCTGGTCGACCTCATGAAGAGGTGCTGGGACGCCGAACCGTCCAACAGGCCTGAATTTAAAG AGTGCCTAGAGGTTACTGAGAGTGTGCTCTCAATGCACAAGAAGGGAATTGCCGACGCAGTCCACCGAGTCTTGACAGGACTG GGCTCACCAACCACCGCTCATAATTCCAACAAAAGCCCATCATTCAGCGTCACTCCTCAGACCCAAG AACAGCCAAAGTCATACGACAGCGTGGATGGATTTATGATTCAG AAGAAACTTGACAGTGACTCTGCCGAAAATCTGACCGATTCAGATAAAG CAAAGTTCATCGACACGAACAGGGCAAAGTTAACACAGGGTGTCTCCGAGGTACTGGCAATAGTAGAGGAGCTTGGAGACATGGTCCACGGTGAAACCTACTCAACGATTTCGGCTGAACCCACGAGCCAGGGGAAAATGAGGGTGCTCTACCAAAGGACGTTCCGCTCAGGAGGGATAAGGGTCAAAGCAGCCTTCTACGACGTGCTTAAAAAACATCACCCTGATCTGGTGTAG
- the LOC125014937 gene encoding receptor-interacting serine/threonine-protein kinase 3-like isoform X5, protein MALLSNKSVRHESLENLEHIGSGGFGVVYKARHKDWDFDVAIKVIREAASSQLSHSSPIVNDEKALHDEADHMDTASCPFVLRILGIYQGNPPKMSKGIVMEFMGRGSILSLRNELSGPPPWPLAFRLAHEVALGMNFLHSKNLLHQDLKPSNVLLDDDLHAKLADFGLARVSTSALKNEETTGVLGGSYKYMPPEAFPLTYKPVRAFDRYSYGILLWSILTGKEPYPDAEYARVHLRIPLGDRPDCKEIDLQKAEGLKELVDLMKRCWDAEPSNRPEFKECLEVTESVLSMHKKGIADAVHRVLTGLGSPTTAHNSNKSPSFSVTPQTQEQPKSYDSVDGFMIQKLDSDSAENLTDSDKAKFIDTNRAKLTQGVSEVLAIVEELGDMVHGETYSTISAEPTSQGKMRVLYQRTFRSGGIRVKAAFYDVLKKHHPDLV, encoded by the exons ATGGCGCTGTTGAGCAATAAATCCGTTCGTCATGAAAGCTTGGAGAACTTGGAGCACATTGGCTCTGGGGGATTTGGTGTGGTCTACAAGGCGAGACACAAGGACTGGGACTTCGATGTAGCCATTAAGGTTATTCGTGAGGCTGCTAG CAGTCAGTTATCTCATTCCAGTCCCATTGTAAACGATGAGAAAGCGCTGCATGACGAGGCTGACCACATGGACACAGCTTCTTGTCCGTTTGTGCTCAGGATTCTTGGAATTTATCAGGGAAACCCACCCAAAATGTCGAAGGGAATAGTAATGGAGTTCATGGGAAGGGGATCTATTTTGAGTCTGCGGAACGAGTTATCTGGCCCCCCTCCTTGGCCACTGGCCTTCCGTTTGGCCCATGAAGTAGCTCTTGGAATGAACTTTCTCCATTCAAAGAACCTTTTGCACCAGGACCTAAAGCCAAGCAATGTGCTGCTGGATGATGATCTCCATGCCAAG ctggCAGACTTTGGTCTGGCCAGGGTTTCCACAAGTGCTTTGAAGAATGAAGAAACGACTGGAGTGCTTGGAGGCTCGTATAAGTACATGCCTCCCGAGGCTTTTCCATTAACGTACAAACCTGTTCGGGCTTTCGACAGATACAG CTATGGTATCCTTCTTTGGTCCATTCTCACCGGTAAAGAGCCATATCCAG ACGCTGAATATGCTCGTGTGCACCTGAGGATCCCTCTAGGGGACAGGCCTGACTGTAAGGAAATTGATCTACAAAAGGCAGAGGGGTTGAAAGAGCTGGTCGACCTCATGAAGAGGTGCTGGGACGCCGAACCGTCCAACAGGCCTGAATTTAAAG AGTGCCTAGAGGTTACTGAGAGTGTGCTCTCAATGCACAAGAAGGGAATTGCCGACGCAGTCCACCGAGTCTTGACAGGACTG GGCTCACCAACCACCGCTCATAATTCCAACAAAAGCCCATCATTCAGCGTCACTCCTCAGACCCAAG AACAGCCAAAGTCATACGACAGCGTGGATGGATTTATGATTCAG AAACTTGACAGTGACTCTGCCGAAAATCTGACCGATTCAGATAAAG CAAAGTTCATCGACACGAACAGGGCAAAGTTAACACAGGGTGTCTCCGAGGTACTGGCAATAGTAGAGGAGCTTGGAGACATGGTCCACGGTGAAACCTACTCAACGATTTCGGCTGAACCCACGAGCCAGGGGAAAATGAGGGTGCTCTACCAAAGGACGTTCCGCTCAGGAGGGATAAGGGTCAAAGCAGCCTTCTACGACGTGCTTAAAAAACATCACCCTGATCTGGTGTAG
- the LOC125014937 gene encoding receptor-interacting serine/threonine-protein kinase 3-like isoform X1, protein MALLSNKSVRHESLENLEHIGSGGFGVVYKARHKDWDFDVAIKVIREAASSQLSHSSPIVNDEKALHDEADHMDTASCPFVLRILGIYQGNPPKMSKGIVMEFMGRGSILSLRNELSGPPPWPLAFRLAHEVALGMNFLHSKNLLHQDLKPSNVLLDDDLHAKLADFGLARVSTSALKNEETTGVLGGSYKYMPPEAFPLTYKPVRAFDRYSYGILLWSILTGKEPYPDAEYARVHLRIPLGDRPDCKEIDLQKAEGLKELVDLMKRCWDAEPSNRPEFKECLEVTESVLSMHKKGIADAVHRVLTGLGSPTTAHNSNKSPSFSVTPQTQDSSLSFAEQPKSYDSVDGFMIQKKLDSDSAENLTDSDKAKFIDTNRAKLTQGVSEVLAIVEELGDMVHGETYSTISAEPTSQGKMRVLYQRTFRSGGIRVKAAFYDVLKKHHPDLV, encoded by the exons ATGGCGCTGTTGAGCAATAAATCCGTTCGTCATGAAAGCTTGGAGAACTTGGAGCACATTGGCTCTGGGGGATTTGGTGTGGTCTACAAGGCGAGACACAAGGACTGGGACTTCGATGTAGCCATTAAGGTTATTCGTGAGGCTGCTAG CAGTCAGTTATCTCATTCCAGTCCCATTGTAAACGATGAGAAAGCGCTGCATGACGAGGCTGACCACATGGACACAGCTTCTTGTCCGTTTGTGCTCAGGATTCTTGGAATTTATCAGGGAAACCCACCCAAAATGTCGAAGGGAATAGTAATGGAGTTCATGGGAAGGGGATCTATTTTGAGTCTGCGGAACGAGTTATCTGGCCCCCCTCCTTGGCCACTGGCCTTCCGTTTGGCCCATGAAGTAGCTCTTGGAATGAACTTTCTCCATTCAAAGAACCTTTTGCACCAGGACCTAAAGCCAAGCAATGTGCTGCTGGATGATGATCTCCATGCCAAG ctggCAGACTTTGGTCTGGCCAGGGTTTCCACAAGTGCTTTGAAGAATGAAGAAACGACTGGAGTGCTTGGAGGCTCGTATAAGTACATGCCTCCCGAGGCTTTTCCATTAACGTACAAACCTGTTCGGGCTTTCGACAGATACAG CTATGGTATCCTTCTTTGGTCCATTCTCACCGGTAAAGAGCCATATCCAG ACGCTGAATATGCTCGTGTGCACCTGAGGATCCCTCTAGGGGACAGGCCTGACTGTAAGGAAATTGATCTACAAAAGGCAGAGGGGTTGAAAGAGCTGGTCGACCTCATGAAGAGGTGCTGGGACGCCGAACCGTCCAACAGGCCTGAATTTAAAG AGTGCCTAGAGGTTACTGAGAGTGTGCTCTCAATGCACAAGAAGGGAATTGCCGACGCAGTCCACCGAGTCTTGACAGGACTG GGCTCACCAACCACCGCTCATAATTCCAACAAAAGCCCATCATTCAGCGTCACTCCTCAGACCCAAG ATAGTTCTCTTTCTTTTGCAGAACAGCCAAAGTCATACGACAGCGTGGATGGATTTATGATTCAG AAGAAACTTGACAGTGACTCTGCCGAAAATCTGACCGATTCAGATAAAG CAAAGTTCATCGACACGAACAGGGCAAAGTTAACACAGGGTGTCTCCGAGGTACTGGCAATAGTAGAGGAGCTTGGAGACATGGTCCACGGTGAAACCTACTCAACGATTTCGGCTGAACCCACGAGCCAGGGGAAAATGAGGGTGCTCTACCAAAGGACGTTCCGCTCAGGAGGGATAAGGGTCAAAGCAGCCTTCTACGACGTGCTTAAAAAACATCACCCTGATCTGGTGTAG
- the LOC125014937 gene encoding receptor-interacting serine/threonine-protein kinase 3-like isoform X2: protein MALLSNKSVRHESLENLEHIGSGGFGVVYKARHKDWDFDVAIKVIREAASQLSHSSPIVNDEKALHDEADHMDTASCPFVLRILGIYQGNPPKMSKGIVMEFMGRGSILSLRNELSGPPPWPLAFRLAHEVALGMNFLHSKNLLHQDLKPSNVLLDDDLHAKLADFGLARVSTSALKNEETTGVLGGSYKYMPPEAFPLTYKPVRAFDRYSYGILLWSILTGKEPYPDAEYARVHLRIPLGDRPDCKEIDLQKAEGLKELVDLMKRCWDAEPSNRPEFKECLEVTESVLSMHKKGIADAVHRVLTGLGSPTTAHNSNKSPSFSVTPQTQDSSLSFAEQPKSYDSVDGFMIQKKLDSDSAENLTDSDKAKFIDTNRAKLTQGVSEVLAIVEELGDMVHGETYSTISAEPTSQGKMRVLYQRTFRSGGIRVKAAFYDVLKKHHPDLV from the exons ATGGCGCTGTTGAGCAATAAATCCGTTCGTCATGAAAGCTTGGAGAACTTGGAGCACATTGGCTCTGGGGGATTTGGTGTGGTCTACAAGGCGAGACACAAGGACTGGGACTTCGATGTAGCCATTAAGGTTATTCGTGAGGCTGCTAG TCAGTTATCTCATTCCAGTCCCATTGTAAACGATGAGAAAGCGCTGCATGACGAGGCTGACCACATGGACACAGCTTCTTGTCCGTTTGTGCTCAGGATTCTTGGAATTTATCAGGGAAACCCACCCAAAATGTCGAAGGGAATAGTAATGGAGTTCATGGGAAGGGGATCTATTTTGAGTCTGCGGAACGAGTTATCTGGCCCCCCTCCTTGGCCACTGGCCTTCCGTTTGGCCCATGAAGTAGCTCTTGGAATGAACTTTCTCCATTCAAAGAACCTTTTGCACCAGGACCTAAAGCCAAGCAATGTGCTGCTGGATGATGATCTCCATGCCAAG ctggCAGACTTTGGTCTGGCCAGGGTTTCCACAAGTGCTTTGAAGAATGAAGAAACGACTGGAGTGCTTGGAGGCTCGTATAAGTACATGCCTCCCGAGGCTTTTCCATTAACGTACAAACCTGTTCGGGCTTTCGACAGATACAG CTATGGTATCCTTCTTTGGTCCATTCTCACCGGTAAAGAGCCATATCCAG ACGCTGAATATGCTCGTGTGCACCTGAGGATCCCTCTAGGGGACAGGCCTGACTGTAAGGAAATTGATCTACAAAAGGCAGAGGGGTTGAAAGAGCTGGTCGACCTCATGAAGAGGTGCTGGGACGCCGAACCGTCCAACAGGCCTGAATTTAAAG AGTGCCTAGAGGTTACTGAGAGTGTGCTCTCAATGCACAAGAAGGGAATTGCCGACGCAGTCCACCGAGTCTTGACAGGACTG GGCTCACCAACCACCGCTCATAATTCCAACAAAAGCCCATCATTCAGCGTCACTCCTCAGACCCAAG ATAGTTCTCTTTCTTTTGCAGAACAGCCAAAGTCATACGACAGCGTGGATGGATTTATGATTCAG AAGAAACTTGACAGTGACTCTGCCGAAAATCTGACCGATTCAGATAAAG CAAAGTTCATCGACACGAACAGGGCAAAGTTAACACAGGGTGTCTCCGAGGTACTGGCAATAGTAGAGGAGCTTGGAGACATGGTCCACGGTGAAACCTACTCAACGATTTCGGCTGAACCCACGAGCCAGGGGAAAATGAGGGTGCTCTACCAAAGGACGTTCCGCTCAGGAGGGATAAGGGTCAAAGCAGCCTTCTACGACGTGCTTAAAAAACATCACCCTGATCTGGTGTAG
- the LOC125014937 gene encoding receptor-interacting serine/threonine-protein kinase 3-like isoform X3, translating into MALLSNKSVRHESLENLEHIGSGGFGVVYKARHKDWDFDVAIKVIREAASSQLSHSSPIVNDEKALHDEADHMDTASCPFVLRILGIYQGNPPKMSKGIVMEFMGRGSILSLRNELSGPPPWPLAFRLAHEVALGMNFLHSKNLLHQDLKPSNVLLDDDLHAKLADFGLARVSTSALKNEETTGVLGGSYKYMPPEAFPLTYKPVRAFDRYSYGILLWSILTGKEPYPDAEYARVHLRIPLGDRPDCKEIDLQKAEGLKELVDLMKRCWDAEPSNRPEFKECLEVTESVLSMHKKGIADAVHRVLTGLGSPTTAHNSNKSPSFSVTPQTQDSSLSFAEQPKSYDSVDGFMIQKLDSDSAENLTDSDKAKFIDTNRAKLTQGVSEVLAIVEELGDMVHGETYSTISAEPTSQGKMRVLYQRTFRSGGIRVKAAFYDVLKKHHPDLV; encoded by the exons ATGGCGCTGTTGAGCAATAAATCCGTTCGTCATGAAAGCTTGGAGAACTTGGAGCACATTGGCTCTGGGGGATTTGGTGTGGTCTACAAGGCGAGACACAAGGACTGGGACTTCGATGTAGCCATTAAGGTTATTCGTGAGGCTGCTAG CAGTCAGTTATCTCATTCCAGTCCCATTGTAAACGATGAGAAAGCGCTGCATGACGAGGCTGACCACATGGACACAGCTTCTTGTCCGTTTGTGCTCAGGATTCTTGGAATTTATCAGGGAAACCCACCCAAAATGTCGAAGGGAATAGTAATGGAGTTCATGGGAAGGGGATCTATTTTGAGTCTGCGGAACGAGTTATCTGGCCCCCCTCCTTGGCCACTGGCCTTCCGTTTGGCCCATGAAGTAGCTCTTGGAATGAACTTTCTCCATTCAAAGAACCTTTTGCACCAGGACCTAAAGCCAAGCAATGTGCTGCTGGATGATGATCTCCATGCCAAG ctggCAGACTTTGGTCTGGCCAGGGTTTCCACAAGTGCTTTGAAGAATGAAGAAACGACTGGAGTGCTTGGAGGCTCGTATAAGTACATGCCTCCCGAGGCTTTTCCATTAACGTACAAACCTGTTCGGGCTTTCGACAGATACAG CTATGGTATCCTTCTTTGGTCCATTCTCACCGGTAAAGAGCCATATCCAG ACGCTGAATATGCTCGTGTGCACCTGAGGATCCCTCTAGGGGACAGGCCTGACTGTAAGGAAATTGATCTACAAAAGGCAGAGGGGTTGAAAGAGCTGGTCGACCTCATGAAGAGGTGCTGGGACGCCGAACCGTCCAACAGGCCTGAATTTAAAG AGTGCCTAGAGGTTACTGAGAGTGTGCTCTCAATGCACAAGAAGGGAATTGCCGACGCAGTCCACCGAGTCTTGACAGGACTG GGCTCACCAACCACCGCTCATAATTCCAACAAAAGCCCATCATTCAGCGTCACTCCTCAGACCCAAG ATAGTTCTCTTTCTTTTGCAGAACAGCCAAAGTCATACGACAGCGTGGATGGATTTATGATTCAG AAACTTGACAGTGACTCTGCCGAAAATCTGACCGATTCAGATAAAG CAAAGTTCATCGACACGAACAGGGCAAAGTTAACACAGGGTGTCTCCGAGGTACTGGCAATAGTAGAGGAGCTTGGAGACATGGTCCACGGTGAAACCTACTCAACGATTTCGGCTGAACCCACGAGCCAGGGGAAAATGAGGGTGCTCTACCAAAGGACGTTCCGCTCAGGAGGGATAAGGGTCAAAGCAGCCTTCTACGACGTGCTTAAAAAACATCACCCTGATCTGGTGTAG